One segment of Comamonas thiooxydans DNA contains the following:
- a CDS encoding biliverdin-producing heme oxygenase — protein MDTSSIEAQALSALLRSASQAGHGLLDQRLMAAQPFASRDRYAQFLQVQYRFHRDVAALFDNPELNRLLPGLAGRQRLNAVIQDLSDLDQALPQNLDAPAFAPGSAVDLATALGWLYVEEGSNLGAAFLLKAAAGLELNAEFGARHLAPHAQGRAPSWKAFSAQLDAVPLDPAARGRAAAAARAAFETVHGYVQTHCEIHV, from the coding sequence ATGGATACATCGTCGATAGAAGCCCAGGCGCTGAGCGCTCTGCTGCGCTCGGCATCCCAGGCCGGCCACGGCTTGCTGGATCAACGCCTCATGGCCGCCCAACCGTTTGCCAGCCGTGATCGCTATGCGCAATTTCTGCAGGTGCAATATCGCTTTCACCGCGATGTGGCGGCACTGTTTGACAACCCGGAACTCAATCGCCTGCTGCCAGGCCTGGCCGGGCGCCAGCGGCTGAATGCGGTCATCCAGGACCTGAGCGATCTGGACCAGGCCCTGCCACAGAATCTGGACGCGCCGGCATTCGCACCAGGTAGTGCCGTGGACCTTGCCACGGCTCTGGGCTGGCTCTATGTGGAGGAGGGCTCCAACCTGGGGGCGGCCTTTCTGCTCAAGGCGGCTGCAGGGCTGGAGCTGAATGCCGAATTCGGCGCGCGTCATCTGGCACCGCATGCCCAGGGACGAGCCCCGAGCTGGAAGGCCTTCAGCGCCCAGCTCGATGCCGTGCCGCTGGACCCTGCGGCCAGGGGGCGTGCGGCAGCAGCCGCGCGAGCTGCGTTTGAGACGGTGCATGGCTATGTGCAAACGCATTGCGAGATTCATGTCTAG
- a CDS encoding tripartite tricarboxylate transporter substrate binding protein, translating to MQRRHLLSIAALCGAAVLPWQVQAQDAANWPVKPVRMLVGSAPGGGTDAMARAVADRLGPLLKQPVIVENRPGVSNTLAVDMTAKATDGHTMVMGVVTAHAIAPHLLKLGYDNNRDLVPVAFVGSVPNVLVVGQSVAANTVAELVAMARKNPGQINFASSGTGSTQHIAAEVFKDAAGIQITHVPYKGSAAALVDLVSGQVQMSFDTMPSVIGQIKAGKLRALAVTSPQRNPQLPQVPTMAEAGLRDVEISAWYGIYMPASTPKAVQQKVHDEVNKVIAMPETKTRLEAVGAELRPMAQADFGSFHLAEYKRFGDIIRKNNIKLD from the coding sequence GTGCAAAGACGTCATCTACTTTCCATAGCCGCTTTGTGCGGCGCCGCCGTGCTGCCCTGGCAGGTCCAGGCACAGGACGCTGCGAACTGGCCCGTCAAGCCCGTGCGCATGCTGGTGGGCTCTGCGCCCGGAGGCGGCACCGATGCCATGGCCCGCGCCGTGGCCGACAGGCTGGGGCCGCTGCTCAAGCAGCCGGTGATCGTGGAGAACCGGCCCGGCGTCTCCAACACGCTGGCCGTGGACATGACGGCCAAGGCCACGGATGGTCACACCATGGTCATGGGCGTGGTCACGGCCCATGCCATCGCGCCGCATCTGCTCAAGCTGGGGTACGACAACAACCGGGATCTGGTGCCCGTGGCCTTTGTCGGCTCGGTGCCCAATGTGCTGGTGGTGGGCCAATCCGTTGCCGCCAACACCGTGGCGGAGCTGGTGGCCATGGCCAGGAAGAATCCCGGTCAGATCAATTTCGCCAGCAGCGGCACGGGCAGCACCCAGCACATCGCTGCCGAGGTGTTCAAGGATGCCGCAGGCATTCAGATCACCCATGTGCCCTACAAGGGCAGCGCCGCAGCTCTGGTCGATCTGGTCAGCGGCCAGGTGCAGATGAGCTTCGACACCATGCCCTCGGTCATAGGCCAGATCAAGGCCGGCAAGCTTCGCGCCCTGGCGGTCACTTCGCCCCAGCGCAACCCGCAGCTGCCCCAGGTGCCGACCATGGCCGAAGCGGGTCTGCGCGATGTGGAAATCAGCGCCTGGTACGGCATCTACATGCCGGCCTCCACACCCAAGGCAGTTCAGCAAAAAGTGCATGACGAAGTCAACAAGGTCATCGCCATGCCCGAGACCAAGACCCGTCTCGAAGCCGTGGGTGCCGAGCTGCGGCCCATGGCCCAGGCCGACTTCGGCAGTTTTCACCTCGCCGAGTACAAGCGCTTCGGCGACATCATTCGCAAGAACAACATCAAGCTGGACTGA
- a CDS encoding LysR family transcriptional regulator, translating to MGSIDKRDNTPQLLNRLRMRQVALILAIDERQTLRAAAAELGLTQPAATKMLQELEDALGQSLFERVGRRLQRNAAGERVLEYFRSLRGNIEALNRELGELRQGSSGRLAVGSIMAASPGRLTQALLELKKQLPLLELEVAVDTSDRLLAQLREGVLEVVVGRMTNEAGSDCRFCPIDDEQLAFIVREEHPLLSLQRPGLQALQGHGWVMQPPGSPMRTLIEQEFREHSLPLPRGLIETGSILTTINLVRSSNMVGVIPRTVADLHATHGMLHILPYRTKHSLEAYGSLVRKDRPISRSAQMFLDLLHRHDAAA from the coding sequence ATGGGATCGATAGACAAACGCGACAACACGCCCCAGCTGCTGAACCGGCTGCGCATGCGTCAGGTGGCCTTGATACTGGCCATCGACGAGCGCCAGACCTTGCGCGCGGCAGCGGCCGAGCTCGGTCTGACCCAGCCGGCAGCCACCAAAATGCTGCAGGAGCTCGAAGACGCTCTGGGTCAATCGCTGTTCGAGCGCGTGGGCCGCCGGCTGCAGCGCAATGCGGCAGGAGAGCGGGTGCTGGAGTATTTCCGTTCGCTGCGCGGCAATATCGAGGCCCTGAATCGCGAACTGGGCGAGCTGCGCCAGGGAAGCTCCGGGCGGCTGGCCGTGGGCAGCATCATGGCGGCATCACCCGGTCGGCTGACCCAGGCCCTTCTGGAGCTGAAAAAGCAGTTGCCCCTGCTGGAGCTGGAAGTGGCCGTGGACACCAGCGATCGCCTGCTGGCCCAGCTGCGTGAGGGGGTGCTGGAGGTAGTCGTCGGGCGCATGACGAACGAAGCGGGCAGCGATTGCCGCTTTTGCCCGATCGACGACGAGCAACTGGCCTTCATCGTGCGGGAGGAGCATCCTTTGCTGTCGCTGCAGCGGCCCGGTCTGCAGGCCTTGCAGGGGCATGGCTGGGTGATGCAACCGCCCGGCAGTCCCATGCGCACATTGATAGAGCAGGAGTTCCGCGAGCACAGTCTGCCGCTGCCGCGCGGTCTGATCGAAACCGGCTCCATACTCACCACCATCAATCTGGTGCGCAGCTCGAATATGGTGGGCGTGATTCCGCGCACGGTGGCGGATCTCCATGCCACCCACGGCATGCTGCATATCCTGCCGTATCGGACCAAGCACAGCCTGGAGGCCTACGGCAGCCTGGTGCGCAAGGACAGGCCCATCAGCCGCTCGGCACAGATGTTCCTGGATCTGCTGCACCGTCACGACGCAGCGGCCTGA
- a CDS encoding dihydrodipicolinate synthase family protein: MPGLSNPRYRGIFPVVPTTFHEDGTLDLASQKRCLDFMIDSGVDGLCILANFSEQFLVSDEERETLTRTALEHVAGRVPVIVTTTHTSTKVCAERSRRAQDMGAAMVMVMPPYHGATFRFGEAAVQSFYQGVSDAIDIPIMVQDAPAAGTPLSPAFLARMAREIAQVSYFKMETAGAASKLRELIALGGEAIEGPWDGEEAITLLADLEAGATGAMTGGGFADGIRLIIEAHRAGDQDKAFEQYQRWLPLINHENRQAGFLAAKALMKEGGVIACDAPRSPWPPMHPEVRRQLIDIARRLDPLVLRWAR; encoded by the coding sequence ATGCCCGGACTCTCCAATCCCCGTTACCGGGGCATCTTCCCCGTCGTGCCCACCACCTTCCACGAAGACGGCACGCTGGACCTGGCCAGCCAGAAGCGCTGCCTGGACTTCATGATCGACTCGGGCGTGGACGGCCTGTGCATCCTCGCCAATTTCTCCGAGCAGTTCCTGGTCTCGGACGAGGAGCGCGAAACGCTCACGCGCACGGCACTGGAGCATGTCGCCGGCCGCGTGCCGGTGATCGTGACCACCACGCACACCAGTACCAAGGTCTGCGCCGAACGCAGCCGCCGCGCGCAGGACATGGGCGCTGCCATGGTGATGGTGATGCCGCCCTACCACGGCGCCACCTTCCGCTTCGGCGAGGCGGCCGTCCAAAGCTTCTACCAGGGCGTGTCCGATGCCATCGACATTCCCATCATGGTCCAGGACGCACCGGCCGCGGGCACGCCGCTGTCGCCCGCCTTTCTGGCCCGCATGGCCAGAGAGATAGCGCAAGTCAGCTACTTCAAGATGGAAACCGCCGGCGCCGCCAGCAAACTGCGCGAGCTGATCGCGCTGGGCGGCGAAGCCATCGAAGGCCCGTGGGACGGCGAGGAAGCCATCACCCTGCTGGCCGACCTGGAGGCCGGCGCGACAGGCGCCATGACCGGCGGCGGCTTCGCCGACGGCATACGCCTCATCATCGAGGCGCATCGTGCAGGCGATCAGGACAAGGCCTTCGAGCAGTACCAGCGCTGGCTGCCGCTGATCAATCACGAAAACCGCCAGGCCGGTTTCCTGGCCGCCAAGGCGCTGATGAAGGAAGGCGGCGTGATCGCCTGCGATGCACCGCGCTCGCCCTGGCCGCCCATGCATCCCGAGGTGCGCCGCCAGCTCATCGACATCGCACGCCGGCTCGACCCGCTGGTGCTGCGCTGGGCCCGTTGA
- a CDS encoding tetratricopeptide repeat protein — MSRPTRLPSWTVLVSLVPLALLISVVASPPLLAQTAQWQGLYDKALRQQNEQAYGPAEQSARQALELAEQQRQGQRPYMASSLNLLGLIQQARGHKAEAEQSLLKALELNQASLGTHANTASVAWNLGNVQKAMQQPRKAVQSYRRALGVAQALPADAVSLALREKALQALGDLHASLGEHDQAQTYLQQLSTLPVDAAAQTDVATRVQALLALAHSQEQQDRLQPAQQALDQAMALLQQAGNGSGRLVPVLLARARLHHREGDDARAAAQYEHARELLMQQDPQALVLAQVLNELGLWRAQNKDYAQAHALFEQAQAIADRHAPDVRWQAHLLASRARMAEALRHEEQAQTLYAQSLALYRQQENTEARVGEAGVLNGLAGLAYRKRRFQEAQPMFIEALGLMEQALGGSDARLLPLLDNLAALHRSLGRPGESEHARRAAALRRELGLDG, encoded by the coding sequence ATGTCTAGGCCAACGCGGCTGCCGTCCTGGACCGTGCTGGTGTCTCTGGTGCCGCTGGCGCTGCTGATCAGCGTGGTTGCAAGCCCGCCGTTGCTGGCCCAGACTGCGCAGTGGCAGGGCTTGTACGACAAGGCATTGCGCCAGCAGAACGAGCAGGCGTATGGGCCAGCCGAGCAGAGCGCGCGTCAGGCACTGGAGCTGGCCGAGCAGCAGCGCCAGGGGCAGCGGCCCTATATGGCCAGCAGCCTGAATCTTCTGGGTCTGATCCAGCAGGCCCGAGGCCACAAGGCCGAAGCCGAACAGTCTCTGCTCAAGGCGCTGGAGCTGAATCAGGCCAGCCTGGGCACGCATGCCAATACCGCATCCGTGGCCTGGAATCTGGGCAATGTGCAAAAGGCCATGCAGCAACCGCGCAAGGCAGTGCAGAGCTATCGGCGGGCTCTCGGAGTGGCACAGGCCCTGCCGGCAGATGCCGTCTCGCTGGCGCTGCGCGAAAAAGCGCTTCAGGCCCTGGGTGATCTGCACGCGAGTCTGGGCGAGCATGACCAGGCGCAAACCTATCTGCAGCAACTGTCGACCCTGCCGGTCGATGCTGCGGCCCAGACCGATGTGGCGACCCGCGTGCAAGCCCTGTTGGCCCTGGCGCACAGCCAGGAGCAGCAAGACCGCTTGCAGCCAGCGCAGCAGGCTTTGGACCAGGCAATGGCGCTGCTGCAGCAGGCAGGCAACGGCAGCGGGCGTCTGGTGCCGGTTTTGCTGGCCCGCGCCAGGCTGCACCACCGAGAAGGTGACGATGCGAGGGCCGCCGCGCAGTACGAGCACGCCAGGGAGCTGCTGATGCAGCAGGATCCTCAAGCCCTGGTTCTGGCTCAGGTGCTTAACGAGCTGGGCCTGTGGCGGGCGCAGAACAAGGACTATGCGCAAGCTCATGCATTGTTTGAGCAGGCGCAGGCCATTGCCGACCGGCATGCCCCCGATGTGCGGTGGCAGGCGCATCTTCTGGCCAGCCGTGCGCGCATGGCCGAAGCCCTCCGCCACGAGGAGCAGGCGCAGACGCTATATGCCCAATCGCTGGCGCTGTACCGGCAGCAGGAAAATACCGAGGCCCGGGTGGGCGAGGCAGGCGTGCTCAACGGCCTTGCCGGCCTGGCGTACCGCAAGCGTCGTTTTCAGGAAGCACAGCCCATGTTCATCGAGGCCTTGGGTCTGATGGAGCAGGCGCTGGGCGGCAGCGATGCACGCCTGCTGCCGCTGCTGGATAATCTTGCCGCCTTGCACCGCAGTCTGGGCCGACCCGGCGAGTCGGAGCATGCGCGCCGGGCGGCGGCATTGCGCCGGGAGCTGGGCCTGGACGGCTAG
- a CDS encoding 4-hydroxythreonine-4-phosphate dehydrogenase PdxA: MSKASLPVVALTLGDPSGIGAELIARLLARPQAVQQANLVLIGDPWLWEQGQRIAGLQVATVPLAGLSAARERADTRLPAFVAVDTVAQADVVQGQVGAAGGRSVLQVLDQCMDAALAGDIDAICFAPLNKQAMKLGGLRHEDELHHFAEYLGVTGYFCEFNTLGDLWTSRISSHVPLKDVAGYLSQERISQAAELIYNALRASGLAAPKVAIAGFNPHNGDGGTCGREEIDIIAPAVQALQSRDWPSDAPFHGPFPADTIFLKAQAGEYQAIVTMYHDQGQIAIKLLGFSRGVTVQGGLPIPITTPAHGTAYDIAGQGKANVEATWQALQIAARMGAAHRDRQATPAV; encoded by the coding sequence ATGAGCAAGGCTTCTCTTCCCGTTGTCGCTCTGACCCTGGGCGATCCTTCCGGCATCGGCGCAGAACTGATTGCACGTTTGCTGGCCAGGCCGCAGGCCGTGCAACAGGCGAACCTGGTGCTTATAGGTGATCCCTGGCTCTGGGAGCAAGGTCAGCGCATCGCCGGACTGCAGGTCGCAACGGTTCCGCTGGCCGGCCTGTCCGCTGCGCGCGAGCGTGCCGATACGCGGCTGCCGGCCTTTGTGGCCGTGGACACCGTCGCCCAGGCCGATGTGGTGCAGGGGCAGGTGGGGGCGGCAGGCGGCCGCTCGGTGCTGCAGGTGCTCGACCAGTGCATGGATGCGGCCCTGGCCGGCGATATCGACGCCATCTGCTTTGCGCCCTTGAACAAGCAGGCCATGAAGCTGGGCGGCCTGCGCCATGAGGACGAGCTGCACCACTTTGCCGAGTACCTGGGCGTGACCGGCTACTTCTGCGAGTTCAACACGCTGGGCGATCTCTGGACCTCGCGCATTTCCTCGCATGTGCCGCTCAAGGATGTGGCCGGCTATCTGAGCCAGGAGCGCATCAGCCAGGCGGCCGAGCTGATCTACAACGCCTTGCGCGCCAGCGGCCTGGCGGCGCCCAAGGTGGCGATTGCCGGCTTCAACCCGCACAACGGCGACGGCGGCACCTGCGGCCGCGAGGAAATCGACATCATCGCGCCCGCCGTGCAGGCCCTGCAGTCGCGTGACTGGCCCAGCGATGCGCCGTTCCACGGCCCGTTCCCGGCCGACACCATCTTCCTCAAGGCCCAGGCCGGCGAGTACCAGGCCATCGTGACCATGTACCACGACCAGGGCCAGATAGCGATCAAGCTGCTGGGCTTCTCGCGCGGGGTGACGGTGCAGGGTGGTCTGCCGATTCCCATCACCACGCCGGCCCACGGCACGGCCTACGACATCGCCGGTCAGGGCAAGGCCAATGTGGAAGCCACCTGGCAGGCGCTGCAGATTGCCGCGCGCATGGGGGCTGCCCACCGCGATCGCCAGGCTACCCCAGCCGTCTGA
- a CDS encoding L-rhamnonate dehydratase: protein MKIKSVRARVYEWKGKTVPPQGNFCSNAMDLVYSKTESMSTFRFHSWTVVEIETDDGIIGLGNVALAPRIAKAIIDEYLAPLVVGQDPWDYEYLWQRMYRATHAWGRKGVTMAAISAVDLAIWDILGKSVNKPVFKLLGGRTKEKIPCYYSKLYRTDLKEMQDEAQKFLDQGFKAFKMRFGYGPAHLQEGVKENLKSVEAIREVIGYDTDLMLECYMGWSLEYAKRMLPKLARFEPRWLEEPVIADDIDGYAELNAMNIVPISGGEHEFSLYGFKQLLDKKAVSVVQYDTNRVGGITAAHKINALCEAYSVPVIPHAGQMHNYHLTMSTLASPMAEYFPIFDVEVGNELFWYIFDGEPVADNGFLQLRDDVPGLGLTLKTEYLDQFHIIE, encoded by the coding sequence ATGAAGATCAAGTCCGTCCGCGCCCGTGTCTATGAATGGAAGGGCAAGACCGTTCCGCCCCAGGGCAACTTCTGCTCCAACGCCATGGATCTCGTCTACTCCAAGACCGAGTCCATGAGCACCTTCCGCTTCCATTCGTGGACCGTGGTCGAGATCGAAACCGATGACGGCATCATCGGCCTGGGCAATGTGGCCCTGGCGCCAAGAATAGCCAAAGCCATCATCGACGAATACCTGGCGCCGCTGGTCGTCGGCCAGGACCCCTGGGACTACGAATACCTGTGGCAGCGCATGTACCGCGCCACCCATGCCTGGGGCCGCAAGGGCGTGACCATGGCTGCCATCTCGGCCGTGGATCTGGCCATCTGGGACATCCTGGGCAAGAGCGTGAACAAGCCCGTGTTCAAGCTGCTGGGCGGGCGCACCAAGGAAAAGATCCCCTGCTACTACAGCAAGCTCTACCGCACCGACCTGAAAGAGATGCAGGACGAAGCCCAGAAATTCCTGGATCAGGGTTTCAAGGCCTTCAAGATGCGCTTTGGCTACGGCCCGGCCCATTTGCAGGAGGGCGTGAAAGAGAACCTCAAGTCCGTCGAAGCCATCCGTGAAGTGATCGGCTACGACACCGACCTGATGCTGGAGTGCTACATGGGCTGGAGCCTGGAGTACGCCAAGCGCATGCTGCCCAAGCTCGCCAGGTTCGAGCCGCGCTGGCTGGAAGAGCCCGTGATCGCCGACGACATCGACGGCTACGCCGAGCTGAACGCCATGAACATCGTGCCCATCTCGGGCGGCGAGCACGAGTTTTCGCTCTACGGCTTCAAGCAGCTGCTGGACAAGAAGGCGGTCTCCGTCGTGCAGTACGACACCAACCGCGTGGGCGGCATCACGGCGGCGCACAAGATCAACGCGCTGTGCGAGGCCTACAGCGTGCCGGTGATCCCGCACGCCGGCCAGATGCACAACTACCACCTGACCATGAGCACGCTGGCCTCGCCCATGGCCGAGTACTTCCCCATCTTCGACGTGGAAGTCGGCAACGAGCTGTTCTGGTACATCTTCGACGGCGAACCGGTGGCCGACAACGGCTTCCTGCAGCTGCGCGACGACGTGCCGGGCCTGGGCCTCACGCTCAAGACCGAGTACCTCGACCAGTTCCACATCATCGAGTGA
- a CDS encoding PKD domain-containing protein translates to MKFLSRHVLWGIGLSMLLAACGGGGGGGDDGGGTGNLNRPTARVTASAATASAGDTVTFDGSASTPASGSTLTYQWKLTERPAGSTAVLMTPTAATSSFTPDLPGNYSISLGVSDAVTSSNEVSVKLEVRNPNPVAVVLPELAQLVNTTVQLDGTASQPPAGGSAADMRFNWTLVEKPDGSKAALDNPHLSQPRFVPDVVGLYRATLVVTHGSKSSQPVTIRINANQMHTAPVAKAGANIDNAVRGQRVQLDGSASTHVEGSTLQYRWFFAPAGRPWGSQAVIEGSNTARPVLIPDFAGTYRLTLVVYDGTTTAFSGIQIKVKKPDGAPNTKPVAVISRPFAKSFEAELGTSIIPTGVYSQDKDEDTLTREWTLVSAPAGFDAATKFNPTWGNFTGTHYGNYVVQLRVNDGKEWSDPVTQVFTVLNGANRPPMAKAAVMGGASAIGVGTTVTLTGEASTDPDNNRMSYAWTMLDKPDGSTAKLSNAAAMNPSFVADKPGPYSFSLVVTDEHGTPSSDGVSTLDTQLSVNVKTKNNAPIARLAVDAFYTQEQPLVIGKTGRQLRFGDSQDAAEIWNSFLFNGNGYDPDGDMLTYLWTLSREPAGSKLQVPENTYMCGNTGSSQWPGATVSAFASWIEKSLALRQWTCPDRIGIAPTVAGAYELQLAISDGMAFAGPFAMTLHAVERQNYPSLLLEYLGAPTISGTLGEQSHPNRLPQQLFPYASVQSPSFPIWQHELTGGVPMAVQRYRLTAYGGDYTIADLAATSVQSGYALSFQGLRNAQVIRKGETVEFSLVMQVPSPVPAAADLNKASEGMQWSFRIAEKSGWTFSHKPFIFPY, encoded by the coding sequence ATGAAATTCTTGTCTCGCCATGTCCTTTGGGGGATTGGCCTTTCCATGCTCCTGGCCGCCTGTGGCGGCGGAGGAGGCGGAGGTGATGATGGTGGCGGCACGGGCAATCTCAACCGTCCCACAGCCCGAGTCACGGCCTCTGCTGCCACTGCTAGCGCCGGTGATACCGTCACTTTCGACGGCTCTGCCAGCACGCCAGCCAGTGGCAGCACACTGACCTATCAATGGAAGCTCACGGAGCGCCCCGCTGGCAGCACAGCCGTGCTGATGACGCCGACTGCCGCAACGTCGAGTTTCACGCCCGATCTGCCTGGCAACTACAGCATCAGCCTGGGGGTGAGCGATGCGGTGACGTCGAGCAACGAGGTCAGCGTCAAGCTGGAAGTCCGCAACCCCAACCCGGTGGCTGTGGTGTTGCCCGAGCTGGCGCAACTGGTCAATACCACGGTGCAGCTGGACGGCACGGCCAGTCAGCCGCCCGCCGGGGGAAGTGCCGCGGACATGCGCTTCAACTGGACGTTGGTGGAAAAGCCGGACGGCAGCAAGGCCGCACTGGACAACCCTCATCTGTCGCAGCCGCGCTTTGTGCCCGATGTGGTGGGCCTGTACCGCGCAACGCTGGTGGTCACGCATGGCAGCAAGAGCAGTCAGCCGGTGACGATCAGGATCAACGCCAATCAGATGCATACCGCTCCGGTGGCCAAGGCAGGGGCCAATATCGACAATGCGGTGCGCGGCCAGCGTGTTCAGCTGGACGGCTCGGCCAGCACCCATGTGGAGGGCAGCACCCTGCAATACCGCTGGTTCTTCGCACCTGCGGGCCGGCCCTGGGGTTCGCAGGCCGTCATCGAAGGCAGCAATACGGCCAGGCCGGTACTGATTCCGGATTTCGCCGGCACCTACCGCTTGACGCTGGTGGTGTATGACGGCACGACCACGGCTTTCAGCGGGATTCAGATCAAGGTCAAGAAGCCGGACGGCGCGCCCAACACTAAGCCCGTGGCCGTCATTTCCCGTCCCTTCGCCAAGTCTTTCGAAGCTGAGCTGGGCACCTCCATCATCCCCACCGGCGTTTATTCGCAGGACAAGGACGAGGACACACTGACGCGTGAATGGACGCTGGTGTCCGCGCCTGCCGGCTTTGATGCCGCCACCAAATTCAACCCTACCTGGGGCAATTTCACGGGAACGCATTACGGCAACTACGTGGTGCAGCTGCGCGTGAATGACGGCAAGGAGTGGAGTGATCCGGTGACGCAGGTCTTTACCGTGCTCAATGGGGCCAATCGTCCGCCGATGGCCAAGGCCGCAGTCATGGGTGGCGCGAGTGCCATTGGCGTGGGCACCACGGTCACGTTGACGGGCGAGGCCAGCACCGACCCCGACAACAACCGCATGAGCTATGCCTGGACCATGCTGGACAAGCCCGATGGCAGCACCGCCAAGCTCAGCAATGCGGCAGCCATGAACCCCAGCTTCGTGGCCGACAAACCGGGTCCGTACTCCTTCTCGCTGGTCGTGACCGATGAGCATGGGACGCCCAGCTCCGACGGCGTCTCCACGCTGGACACGCAGCTCAGCGTGAACGTCAAGACCAAGAACAACGCGCCCATCGCACGCCTGGCAGTGGACGCCTTCTACACCCAGGAGCAGCCCCTGGTCATCGGAAAAACCGGCAGGCAGCTGCGCTTTGGTGATTCGCAAGACGCTGCGGAGATCTGGAACAGCTTCCTGTTCAACGGCAACGGCTATGACCCGGACGGTGACATGCTGACCTATCTGTGGACTCTGTCGCGTGAACCTGCAGGCAGCAAGCTCCAGGTGCCAGAAAACACCTATATGTGCGGAAACACCGGCAGCAGCCAGTGGCCTGGTGCGACTGTCTCCGCATTTGCCAGCTGGATCGAGAAGAGCCTGGCCCTGCGCCAATGGACCTGTCCTGACCGCATCGGCATTGCGCCCACGGTGGCGGGTGCCTATGAGCTGCAACTGGCTATCAGCGATGGCATGGCGTTTGCCGGTCCTTTTGCCATGACGCTGCACGCCGTGGAGCGCCAGAACTACCCCAGCCTGCTGCTGGAATACCTGGGGGCACCCACGATCTCGGGCACGCTGGGCGAGCAATCGCATCCCAACCGCCTGCCACAGCAATTGTTCCCCTATGCGTCCGTGCAGAGCCCCTCATTCCCCATCTGGCAGCATGAGCTGACAGGCGGTGTGCCGATGGCGGTGCAGCGCTATCGCCTGACGGCCTATGGCGGTGACTACACCATCGCCGATCTGGCCGCCACTTCGGTGCAGAGCGGCTATGCACTGAGCTTCCAGGGTCTGCGCAATGCTCAGGTGATTCGCAAGGGTGAGACGGTGGAATTCAGCCTGGTGATGCAGGTGCCGTCGCCCGTTCCTGCGGCTGCTGACCTGAACAAGGCCAGCGAAGGCATGCAGTGGTCCTTCCGCATTGCCGAGAAGAGCGGCTGGACCTTCAGCCACAAGCCCTTCATCTTCCCCTATTGA